The Candidatus Aminicenantes bacterium region GACGTGCGCTATGGTCGTGCCGCTGAGGGCAGCGGGCTTTGGCTCCTGTGCTTCCAGTACGCCTTCCGCCATCCGGCCAGCGGCAAAAAGACCACGGTCAGCTACTTGCCCGAGCCCTGGCGGGAAGCGATGGGGCTGTCCCTGGATACCTAGTCGGCAAAGGGGTAGGGAACGCAAATTTGCGTTCCCTGCGGGAAAATTGCAATTGTGTTGACAAACATGGGCTGCTTCCTTGATTTGACTTCTTGAAAAGTTTAAAATAGCGGAGCCCTAATCCAGCAGTGCTGGATAAGAGCCTTAAATAGCAAATTCAAAATTTGTTCTAAAAAAACAACAAATTTTAGAATTTGCTATAAGGCTCTAAGGAGTCGAAATGGAAGAACTGAGCAAAAGGACATTTTGCGAAAAAATATTCGACTACGAGAAAAAAAAAGAATGGGAATTCCAGGGCAGCCTGCCCGCCATCATCGACTTCTACGCCGACTGGTGCGGACCGTGCAAAATGGTCTCGCCCATACTGGAAATACTGGCTATAGAATACAAGGGCAAAGTCGACATGTTCAAGGTGAACACCGACAAGGAGCAGGAGCTTTCCACCGCCTTCGGCATCATGACCATCCCCAGCCTGATGTTCATTCCCAAGACAGGCCAGCCGCAGATGGCCCGCGGCGCCCTGGACCGCCAGGGCTTCGTGAAGATGATCCAGGAAATCCTGGGCGTGAAATAGGGTAGGCTATGTAGGGGTTCAATAAGATATCAAAGCAATTCGTATTGAACCCCTACAATATTTTTTTCATCCGATTCTATTTATCACCTGTTTTACTAATTCCTCCTTTTGTGATATTTTCCAGCCATGGACGGCGATAAAAACACCAAGGTCGAGCGGGCGCTGCAGGAGTTGTTCAAGCTGAAGAACGACGTCGAGACCGAGCTGCGCCTGATCAAGGTCGATGCCTTCAGCGGCGAGTTCTGCGCTTTCCCGGAGCGGCTGGCGCCCGAAGTCGTCGCCCTCTATAAAAAGCGCGGCATCGAGCGTCTCTTCGCCCACCAGGGCGAGGCGCTGGAGCATATCCTGCAAGGGCGGCACACGGTGGTGGCCACGCCCACCGCCTCGGGCAAGACGCTGATCTACAACGCCGCCGCCCTGGACGCTTTGAGCCGCGACCCGTCGGCCAAGTCCCTGTACCTGTTCCCGACCAAGGCCCTGTCCCAGGACCAGCTGGCCGAGCTGTTCGACCTGAACAAGGCCCTGGGCGACAAGCTGGGCCTCTACACCTACGACGGCGACACGCCGACCAGCATGCGCCAGGCCATCCGCAAGCATGCGCAGATCGTCCTGTCCAACCCCTACATGCTGCACTCGGGCATCCTGCCCCATCACACCAAGTGGGCCAGCCTGTTCGAAAACCTGAAGTATGTGGTCATCGACGAGCTCCACTATTATACCGGCGTCTTCGGTTCGCACGTGGCCAACGTCATGCGCCGGCTGAAGAGGATCTGCGCCTTCTACGGCGCCCGGCCGGTCTTCATCATGAGCTCGGCCACCATCGCCAACCCGGCCGAGCTGGCCGAGAAGCTGATCGAGGAGAAGGTGGTCCTGGTCGACCGCAACGGGGCGCCGCGCGGCGAAAAGCTCCTGGTATTCTTCAACCCGCCGGTGGTCAACCGCCAGTTGGGCATCCGCCGCTCCTATGTCTCGATGAGCCGCGAGATCGCCGGCATCCTGCTCAAGTCCGGCCTGCAGGTGATCACGTTTGCCAACTCGCGCCTGATCACCGAGATCCTGGTCAAGTACCTGAAGAACGATTTCGAAAAAACGGTCCAGGAGAAGGGAACGGTGCGCGGCTACCGCGGCGGCTACCTGCCCAAGATGCGCCGCGAGATCGAAAAGGGACTGCGCGACGGCAAGATCAAAGCGG contains the following coding sequences:
- the trxA gene encoding thioredoxin translates to MEELSKRTFCEKIFDYEKKKEWEFQGSLPAIIDFYADWCGPCKMVSPILEILAIEYKGKVDMFKVNTDKEQELSTAFGIMTIPSLMFIPKTGQPQMARGALDRQGFVKMIQEILGVK
- a CDS encoding DEAD/DEAH box helicase; amino-acid sequence: MDGDKNTKVERALQELFKLKNDVETELRLIKVDAFSGEFCAFPERLAPEVVALYKKRGIERLFAHQGEALEHILQGRHTVVATPTASGKTLIYNAAALDALSRDPSAKSLYLFPTKALSQDQLAELFDLNKALGDKLGLYTYDGDTPTSMRQAIRKHAQIVLSNPYMLHSGILPHHTKWASLFENLKYVVIDELHYYTGVFGSHVANVMRRLKRICAFYGARPVFIMSSATIANPAELAEKLIEEKVVLVDRNGAPRGEKLLVFFNPPVVNRQLGIRRSYVSMSREIAGILLKSGLQVITFANSRLITEILVKYLKNDFEKTVQEKGTVRGYRGGYLPKMRREIEKGLRDGKIKAVVSTNALELGIDIGSLDAVVLASYPGSISSTWQRIGRAGRRSSRSLGVLVASSMPIDQYIVNHPEYFSGQSPEVGRINADNLTVLIDHIKCAAFELPFAKGDAYGAENLEEILSYLAENQVLLRKDDKWFWTEEGYPADAVSLNRITSDNFVVVDRTEGERVIAEVGFSDALETLHPKAIYILEGEQYVVEELDYENRKAFLTRSNADYYTDSITYTKIKI